In Lolium rigidum isolate FL_2022 chromosome 7, APGP_CSIRO_Lrig_0.1, whole genome shotgun sequence, the DNA window TGGGGTCTTATTGACAACATTCAACTCCGGGATCGGGTGGAGGATGACATTGTTTGGAGGCTCACGGCCAATGGTGAGTATTCCTCCAAATCGGCTTATGAGATACAATTCTTAGGAGCCATTGCTTCGAACATGAACAAGTTGGTTTGGAAGGCTTGGGCGCCGCCGAAAGTGAAGTTTTTTGCTTGGCTTCTTTTGCAAAATAGGATTTGGACGGCCGACCGCTTGCAAGCATGGGGGTGGCAAAATTGTGACTGTTGCACTCTATGCAACCAAACTCTTGAAACCGTGGAACACCTCTTCATCAATTGTCGCTACACGGCTCGCATTTGGGATACAATCAAGGATTGGGTCGGTATCCCTTTGATTCAACCCACACAATGGGTTGGGCTATCCATGGAATCTTGGTGGAACTTGTTGGCGGGCGGCGACACTCCTTGTTGGAAGGCGGTTTCCTCTCTCACGCTCCTTAtcacttgggagatttggaatgagcGCAATGCTAGGATTTTCCGTAACAAACATGCGCCCACTCAAGTAGTTATAGAGAGAATCAAAACCGAGGCTAGATTATGGGTTTTGGCCGGTGCTAAGCATTTGGGCAATGTCATGCCGGGAGAGTAACGCCATGTGTGTAATCCGGGTTCCTTTATGTTAaaactcttcttaattaatagattagggcaaagcttttgccctcgtttcaaaaaaaaaaaagagaactaAGTTGTCTCATAAAAGATGAGAGAGAACTAAATTTTCTCATATTTCCTAGATGTATAATTATTCCCGAACGGAGTGAGTAGTGTGTATTTTTATTAGAACTCAATGCGTCTGGACGGTGATGGGACGCGTCCCACATTAACTTCGGTTAAACATCTGTACCACGCTTCCAACTCTTCAATTCAAGCCCACTCACCACCACCTCAAGCCATTCCACATCAAGATTTTTGTTCTCAACTGAGATTTTGGAAATTTGACCGAAAGCCAGAATTATTGTTTTCCCTCCGAGAAACACGATGGACAAGATGATACCATTTGTTCATCAAGTTTGACTAAAACACCTCCTAAAGGATAGTTTTATAGTTCTACCATCCCACACATCAGCAATGAGAGAGTTTTGTTCGTTACTCAAATTAATAACTCCCAAAATTGAATAGCTAAGCTACGAGTACCAAACCAATGATCTTCACTAAATTTTGTCTTTCTTTCATTCCCTCACTTTGCACATAAAACACAACTTAGCAGATTTTGCTTCCTACGTAACACCTTTCCAAAAAGGGGTTAGTCAAACATTAGAGCAAGAAAACATGTCCAATTGTCGCTTTTTTTTATTTGTGatcaaataattactctccacgttTTATGACCATGTAGATGATATCTTTTTACCCAAGAAGCAAGTAAACACAAGTTCATATCACCTAGGTTGGGTATACCTAGTCCTCCAAACTTAGTTTGTATAGACACAAGCCCCTAGCTAGCTAAATGATACTTAGGATGACCTTCATAATTATCCCAAAGATAATAAGCAAACTGAGAATTAATCAAGGTAATTGTAAGATGGAGGATGAGTTTAGCTTTATCGGATAAAAGCTTCTCTTTTCCAACCACCAACTTTAATCACTTTATCTATAACTGGTTGGAGATCTTCCTTTTTGAGATTTTAATAATGGAGAGGAACACCCAAATATTTGAGGGGGGATTCACCAAGCTTGCAACTGAGAGCTTGTGCAAAAGTTTGTGCCTCATCCACATCTATATTGATGGAAAAAAGGTCACAATTATTAAAATTGATTCACATTCATGCTCAAAACAACAAAATAACTACTTTAAACTCATCACATGTTCCATGATTTTATTCAAAAAGAGCAACGTGTCATCAACATATTGCATACTAATAATCCCTGGAGAGCACAAAGATCTAAAGAGACTAGAAATTTGATTGTTTCTAGCAGCTTTAATAAGCATTCAAGAGAAAATATCCGCTACAAAGTTTTGACTAAAATTGATAATGCGGGTCACCCTATCTAGCTAACACCACAGCTGGTTTCAAAACAATCACCGTTGGTGCCATTAAATCTCACACCAACAGATCACTTATCTAGCAAGGATTGTATTAGCCCCACAAATTTAGGACTGAAACCCCTACGCAACATCATCTTGACAAGGAAGCTTATGTCTAGTCTATCATAAGCTTTTTCATTATCTAATTTAAAATTGATCCTAGATTGCTTTTTCTACACAACATCATTTATTTGATGAGCAGAGACCACTTGTTCGAAAATAAAAACGTCTTCTCATAAAGGTTGTTTGATTAGGTGCAAAAAGTTCTTCACTAATCCCACCTAATCTTTTAGTAACACATTTAGAGAAAATCCTAAAACAATAAATAGTCAAGGCAATGGGCCAAAACTTTTGGTTAGTCCTAGAATAAGGTTCTTTTGGAATTAAAGTTATAAGGATAAATTAAGCCTAAATAGGTCGGCCTGCTAGTCTTTGAACATAGCAAACAAGTCAAATTTAATAACACCCCAAAACCAACTTAATAATTGTCTCAAAATGTTTTCTTATTTATAAAGGAGAGAATTTCAACTCTGACTATCCTAATTAACCATCGCAAGTTACAATCGATGAATTAATAGGTACTCCCTTAAAAATTGAAGTACCATTTGGTAAGTATCACAAGAACTACGCGATACAACCTAAATTCACTGCATACACACTTTGTTGGTAATGACAAGATCTAGACTACACGGTGATGATCAAATGGCATTTCTCATCTCAACTTGGTTGCCCTTCCATTGTGCCACGCCCATGACGCGGACACGACCTCCGGCACCTTCCTATTGGCCAAGGAGGACATCACCTTTGCCCTAATAACCTTCTTGACGAGAAGCCGCCATGTCTTGTCTGCTTTCTCGGCCTGCGTTTTGCCTTTGAAATTCCTACAAAAATTAACCAACCATATTGAAAGGTGAGCATGAGGATATCACCACTGGAtgtaaacaaataaaaataacCACATGGATCATAAGGATATGCAAATAAAATCTATAGTAGGTGTATGGGTCGATTGATTTGTCTTTTGCATTTGGATGTACAATTATTACTTTTAGCGTTGTCATCGCCGTGGAAGTCATTTTCATGGAAAAGGATGAAAGCTATGTCTAATTCACGGTGGGATCGAGCAAGTGGTTTGTTTGGTGAAAAAGGGCACGGATCTCGTCAGCAGCCTTGTTCTTGATCGCTGATCTAGGACCGACATTTTGTCAGATGCAAGAATGTATTTCTGCGCTGCGTTTTCTCACCTGCAGAGTGGCACACGGCAGGTCTGGTCCGTCCGGTCGCAGACGGAGGCGTGCAAGCGGAAGAGCTGCAGCACGCGCTTACACCGCGCGCAGCCTCCCGGCGCTGTCTTCTTCGCGCACGTCGAGAAGTGACGCATCAGGAGCTGCAGGCCCCGGCACGCGCAGCCGTCCGTCGCGCACGGCGCGTTGTCTGTGCAGGCGGCGCCACTGCTGCCGGGGAAGATGTGCTCGAGCGTGGTCATAGCCTCGCCGAGCTGCCGGCAGGCCTCCTGCGCGGCTCTCTCGCGCGCCCACCGATTTTCCCGTTGGTCGGCGTCCTCCACCAGCTTAAGGAGCTCGAGCTccagcgcggcgtcgtggcggcggGCGAAGCGCCAGCCctcggagagctcgacggcggcgaAGTCCTTGGCTGCCAGCCGCGCACACTGCAGGTACAGCCTGGGCGCGTCGCAGAGCCTGGCCAGCTTCAGCATGTCCACGGCGCGGTCCGGCGTGAGCCGCGCCGACACGGCGGCCTCTGCCGCGCTCTTCAACCACCCCACCCGGTACGCGTGCGCCAGCGCCAGCAGCTGCGCCCCGTGCGCGCccagcacctcctcctcctccggcgttaCCTTGGAGCAGTAGAGGAAATGGATGAAGGCATGGACGGCGTCGGCGGAGACGCCGAGGACGCGGATGGTGCACTCGGCGCCCCACCCGCGCCGCGCCGCGTCGATCGTCCGCTCCAGGACCGGCGATGACGAGGCCTGCAGATATTGCCAGCCAGATTCCAAGATTAGCGAACTATTCGACCATAACAACGCAAGATCCCGGCCAAATTCAGCGGGGAAAACAGAGGAGGAACGTGAACGTCCGGGGAGCTGGCTTACAAGAACGTAGGAGTGCGCGGCGATGCTCTGTCCGTCCGACGTGATGACACGCATGTCCACCGGCGACGCCCGGTAAGATTCGAAACCTGCGGAGATCGTCATTGACCCCTTATTCCAAGTAGTTACTTAGTTACGCCTTTACGTCTCCGATGTCTCCTTACGAAGATGATGAACTGGACGCCGGATGCGCAGAAAGAACAAAGAACTGGAGAAAGCCAAGAAACGGAGGCACGGAGCGAATGGATCTTGTTGCGACCTGGGGGAGGTAGGAATGAGAGAGAAGAAGTCTGGAGCTCTCAGCGACAGCTATATAAATGTCGTGGAGGAAGGAAGCTGACGACATGTACGCACGGCACAGTGCATGCACAGCTGCTATACGCGGTTGCGGAACTGACGGCAGCATCAGCCAACGACTAGGATTAGCGGCTCGTGTTATTTTGGACGGAAATAATTAGCCGCCAATCAGCGTTCATGCGTGGAGGCTGATGAGGATTTgaccggctggaggaggaggatctgAGTCAGCGAGCAGATCTCCGTCGGTGGGAACCACCCTCCAGGCTGGGTCAGGCGTCGTGTACGCCACGAGTTTTGGTGGGAAAATGATCGAAATTTGTTTGCGGAATTTTGTTCCTTTTTGAGGATGGAGTTGCTGACACGGATACACGTTTTAGCCTCGGCCTATTTTTATTTGAAACATATCCAGAACACGGTATTGATCGGAAGTTCTTAATTCTTATCCTTTTTGAGGAAGAGGCCTCACACATTGGAGATGaaactttatcctcaatattTATATGAATGTGATAGAGAAATGACTTTTAGCTCACCACATGCTAAAATAATATTGTGGAAAGGTGTAACACGAACAATCTAACTCCTAAAGTATTACTCCCCTGTTGGTGTAACGTGTGTACAATACAATACCACAATTAGAAGAAATGACTACTTTCAAAAAATAAGTTTGAGCAGACGGAAACTCTTTTCAGATAGTGCAGACAAAATATTAGGCCAAAAACATATGCGAATCATTCTTACAAATCATATCATATAGCCAACGCaaaatattattaaaaaaaaCAAGTCCCCAAAATCCCCtggaaatcctttgaatcaattaTTCCATTATTTACTTATTTAATATTTATACTGAGTACAAGAAATAGTCACACAAACACATGACAAGAAATACACTAGCTTCCCACGTGTTCTCTTGAAGAAGAATCACGGATCAAGATTTACGAAGCAATAACATGTATTATTGTGGATTAGTGCAGGGGATACCTACATGAGGAAAATTTACCTAGATGTGATTGAAAAAAGTGAGTATAACTCACATGATTAGAGAATTGGATGTACAACATATCCACCAAGGTTCAAATACTCATAAACCCATTTTTTGAGTTCTAATTAGATCAAAAACAAATCGCTCTAGGGATTCACCTACCACATTCCTTTAAAGCAAATTGGGTTCGACTCAGTGGTTAAACTACGATGGTCATGCTTTGTATTGGAACTTTATTTTACAAGTTATATTTATGTGAGAGATATACTGCCACCGTAGTTGCGTAGGTACATAATTGGTCGAAAAGAGTCGTCCtactccttatttttttcgaggtCGACGGGGGGAAATCCCCACCGCTTGTTATATTCCACGAAAGTAGCCTGGCAGGCCCATGTTCTTACAACAGATGAGAGGAGATACACGGGGATACAGGGGAGAAGAAGACAATAAAATTACAGAAAAAAAAGCAAACTAGAAAAGGCAACACAAAGGGGAGGGGGAGGTTAGCAACCGAAGCCAACCGAACCCCCCGGGAGGTCAGCTCCCCAAAGGACAGTCATTGCAACTTGGCATGGCGAGCGAAGGACGGCGACGAAGACCTGCAGAACCGAGACCAAGCAcagtcgaagggcgtcggatagccgagactggggcgacgacaccggtgtgccgaccccgtggtcgaagggcaATGCAGAGAAGAGTCACGCCACAAGCACAAGCCAGGCAAAGCCAAAAACCCGACGTCACCTTGAGGACCTCACGTCGACCGCAAGGCGAGCAACTCCGGAGAGAAACCACACCGCAAGCAGAGTGGGGGAGCAGGTAGTGGAATTCGTGGAACCCATCAGAAGCACACGAAGAAGCGACCCGGCACAGacgaagggcgtcggatagccgagtcCGTGCGGCGACACCGGTGTGCCGCCGGCGATGCCGAAAGGCGGTGTGCCGCCAAGACCAACACAATCGAaaggcgtcggatagccgagactggggcgacgacaccggtgtgccgacccCGTGGTCGAGGGGGCGCATGCCGAGGCAACCCCAGGACGTCCAGGCGGCTCGGGCGGGGTCACCATGACCACGACCTAGGCCCGAAAAAATACGAGCGGGCGGCCAGCGGGAAGACGAGAGGTAGCACAGTCCCCGAACGCAGCGAGGTGCACAGAGCCAAAaaggacgcctccaaggagggataTGGCGCCAACGGCGTCATCGTCCACAAGCTTTCGCTCGGATGTGCACCTACAACCAGGCATCAGGACGGGCCGACCTCCCCTGCCCAGCAGGAACCACAGCGAGGGGTGGACACGGGCCACCGGAGAAGGGGAGTGGTCGAACTGCAGGGAGCCCACACCCCGGACGGAAGGGGAGCGGCAAGAAGAGGGGCAGCCACCCAGAGGCCCGTCGCAGGGTCACGGCGccggccgagcacgacgaggcgaGCCGAGGCCCAGCCAGAACTGCCGAGGCGCACGCCGGCGCCGGCAGGGGAGCCACACCAAGCGCGCGCGGGCAGCATGGGACTCCATAGCCGGCCCACGCGACGGCAGAGCAAGGCGGCGCGGCGCACTAGGGAGCCGCCCGTCGAGTGCGGGAGCCAAGCCACGCGAGGAGAGGTGGCACGCCTGCCGAGGATAGGCGGAGCAGGCAGGGACCGCCGGCGGAGATGGCCTGGAGGCGGGGGGGCTCGCAGGCGAGATTTGGGGGCAGGAGGTCGGGGCGGGAGTTGGATTTTGGGGGAGATAGCCGGAGGAgacccccccgccgccgccgtccgccgtaggatggcctcctccggcggcggcgaggggccgAGGGGGGAGGTGGGGCGGCGGTTTTGGGTGGCGGCGCGGGGAGCCTCGGAGTCGCCCGCGCGGGGGGCGACCCGGAGGCGTTAGGGTTTCCTCGCTAGGCCCCTACTCCTTATTAGAAAGATGGGATTTTATCCCCCATATATACAGGTGATAGCAATGCCTTTTTTGGCTCGCAACATGGTAATATGAATATTGTCCCAAAAAGTGTAATACGAACACATCATTTCTTAAATTTTTGCTCCATGTGATGGCGTGTGTGTATGAAATGGTGGACTTGACTAACTTAGTTCGCAGGAAATTTCAAGAAAAGAGACATTTTTGTTGCCCGCTGTAAGGAGAGAAAGGTGAGTTGCTTATTTTGAAACGAAGGCGTAGAATTTATTGTAGGAGGACcattttgaaaagaaaaaaaaatagaaaaagaaaagtatGGGCGGGCGAGAGAGAATTGTTTATGTGATAGCTAGGTAGTAGCGTTGGTGGTACAGATCGATAGGCGTGGTAGTATATCAGTCCCTGTCAAACACAATCGCGATAAGCGAATCAAATCCACATGGCGGAGGAGGTGAAGTACGGAGGACGCTTAAGCGTGAGCTAGCGCCAACCACCGACCTGCGGGCCCCTCGCCATTGCCGCCGTCGAAGCAGCGACCTCATGCGCCGTCGCGCTCGCGACGGAACAGCGGTTGCCGTCCCTGAATCCCTGATGGCGTCCGTGCAGATGGATGGACCGGGACGTGCCGCAACTTGCAGCGGTCGCCGTCCCATGGATCCATCCCGGGACTTCATTGGCGCGCTCGATCGGCATCGTCGCCTCCGTAGACGCCCGGAGGGCCGTGCACGTCGCTTTCGCGGGGAGGTTGGATCTCGGGCCGGGGCGACGAAGAGGACGGAACGGGCTCACCGGCACCGTCCGTTATTACAGCAGTGATATTTTCTGACTGActgattttttgctgccgggtCGGGTCACCGTCGGCGGGAACTGTGTCGCGACGCAGAAATCCCAGCTTGATGACGAGAGCGCCGGATGACGACGAGATCGAGATGGCCGTACCGTTTCACTTCACATGCCAGGTACAGCTGTGATCATCATGCACATCTCGCTCGCTCGCGCGCGCGCGCGTATATATGTACTCGGCAAGAACGTTGCACAACGGACGGCCCTCCTTGGTCCTGGCCCCGGCGCCAGCGGCCGTACCACGTCTCGCTGGTTCGCACATGGCGCTTTGGCACACGTGGGGTCCCGGACCGGACCAGACCAGATGGGTAGTTGGCAATAGAATCGTCGTCGTCGTATTGCCGGCCGGACTCTAGCTGCAGCGACGAACGAATATGCACCGTCCGTCCAACGTTTCATGCGAGCTCCATCAATGCCCGCCC includes these proteins:
- the LOC124679184 gene encoding BTB/POZ and TAZ domain-containing protein 1-like isoform X2; protein product: MTISAGFESYRASPVDMRVITSDGQSIAAHSYVLASSSPVLERTIDAARRGWGAECTIRVLGVSADAVHAFIHFLYCSKVTPEEEEVLGAHGAQLLALAHAYRVGWLKSAAEAAVSARLTPDRAVDMLKLARLCDAPRLYLQCARLAAKDFAAVELSEGWRFARRHDAALELELLKLVEDADQRENRWARERAAQEACRQLGEAMTTLEHIFPGSSGAACTDNAPCATDGCACRGLQLLMRHFSTCAKKTAPGGCARCKRVLQLFRLHASVCDRTDQTCRVPLCRNFKGKTQAEKADKTWRLLVKKVIRAKVMSSLANRKVPEVVSASWAWHNGRATKLR
- the LOC124679184 gene encoding BTB/POZ and TAZ domain-containing protein 1-like isoform X1; this encodes MTISAGFESYRASPVDMRVITSDGQSIAAHSYVLVSQLPGRSRSSSVFPAEFGRDLALLWSNSSLILESGWQYLQASSSPVLERTIDAARRGWGAECTIRVLGVSADAVHAFIHFLYCSKVTPEEEEVLGAHGAQLLALAHAYRVGWLKSAAEAAVSARLTPDRAVDMLKLARLCDAPRLYLQCARLAAKDFAAVELSEGWRFARRHDAALELELLKLVEDADQRENRWARERAAQEACRQLGEAMTTLEHIFPGSSGAACTDNAPCATDGCACRGLQLLMRHFSTCAKKTAPGGCARCKRVLQLFRLHASVCDRTDQTCRVPLCRNFKGKTQAEKADKTWRLLVKKVIRAKVMSSLANRKVPEVVSASWAWHNGRATKLR